GTCTGTCCAAGGGTATGTTCCAAGCTCCTGTCAATCCGCCAACCGTTTTCGAACCAGATGCTGACAATTATCTCTCCAGCCGGCAAGTTCCCCACCCCCGTCTcccacgccgacgacctctCTGGCAAGATCAACGAGGTCAAGTCCACCATCAAGTTCCAGCTGAAGAAGGTTCTCTGCATGggtgtcgccgtcggcaacgTCGGCATGACCCAGGAGCAGCTGATCGCCAACATCATGCTGGCCATCAACTACCTCGTCTCCCTGCTGAAGAAGGGCTGGCAGAACGTTGGTAGCCTTACCATCAAGGCTACCATGTCCCCCCCCAAGCGCCTCTACTAAGCGTCTTTTCCACGACAACGCCTGTGCTAGAGCACCGCCACTGGGGTCGGTTATGTCGATGGCTTAGCTGCCTGTTCGCATAAAGAATACTACGCCAAGGCGGGACGAAGATCACGGGCAATCGTAGGAAGCTCTGCGcaaggattaggagccggTCAATACAATTCTTCCTTTTCCACACCTGTATCAGTGCCAGAGAGGAAACCCGTGAACTGTCGTTACAGAATATGACTTGTGAAAGTTTTCGCCAGCCGCCCCCTCCAGTACTGACCTAGACGTACGAAATCATGgcacctttttttttttgccttTCGCAACCCAAACTACCACGCTCGCAAGAAGTATTGTCAAGCAATTTTGAACCCTTTTAAAAATCCTTCATGTTGTGTTTCATTTCCCCGGGCCTGACTTGAACAAAGGTAGGCGGCTACTCAAAACCGGCGATTGCCCTACCGTCGTCGATCGGCACCCGGATTCTCACATAAACCTGGTGCCGACGCCAATCATATGGACAAACTTGTCGACGGGCGGGTCGTTCTCGGCCgcgtccttggcggcgctGTCGGCTTCGTGGTTCCACTCCCGGGGGATCCTCCAGAAGTGCACGGTCATGCCGTTGTCgtgcagcttctcggcctcgagcaagAGGGACACCCAGAGGTCGCGGTTCTTGACGGGCTGGCCGTTGCTCAGCCTCCACTCCTTGCGGCACCAGCCGCGAGCCCAGTCGGTGGCCCCGTCGACAACGTAGGTTGAGTCTGTGGCGATGACTATGCTCTTGAAGCTCTCGCCGTACCATCGCCGGAATCGCAGTGCGCCCACGGCGGCACGGAGCTCGGCGCGGTTACTGGTGTGCCGATAGACCTGCCCGTCGGGCCCGCGATCCTCGAGCTTGAAGGCGACGCGGCCGGGGGCCGTCTCCAACCGAGGTccgaagacgaagccgcAGCCCCCGCGAGCGTCGGCCGCCCCGTTCTCGAGGCACGCCCCGTCGGTGTAGATCAGCATCTCGAACCTGTTGTAGCGGTTGTGGAAGCGCGTGTCACGCGCCGGGAATAAGTCCTGCGGTCTCATCGACGACTTCTTCGGGTGCTGGAAAACCGTCGGGAACACATCGCCCGAGGGCTCCGTTCTATCGGGAGCACCTGCCATGCGGCTGAAGTCGATGGGGCCGGGGAAGAAGCCGtggtcctcctcctccccggatGGCGCCACGCCTTCGTCCCCGGCCGTTCGGCGTCCGTACTTGCTGTTGGCAACCTGACTGAAGGTGACGTCGCGGGGGATCGGGAGATTGCCGTACGTGCCGAAGATCTCTTCGTCGTCAGAGATGTTatcgccgtcgctgtcgaCGTCGAAGCTGAGGTCAAGGCAGCACTGTCCGCAGACAACCTGCTTGTGGAGTGCGCAGACAGTAATGGTCTTCCCATTGGGCAGGTCCATGTAGTCGATGTCGGGCATAGccatgatgctgctggtTTGAGATGGTGTCAAGGTGAGAATGAGCTGAGATTGAGGTGAGTGGGGTCAAGAAGCGGTTGAGGAGCTGAATTGAGGAATGCGAGGGGCAGGTCGTTGAAAGAAaggtcccccccccccgcgctTGGTAAAATATGTAGGGTGCTCTTATCAGGTAGCCTGCATAGCAGTATGCCAATGTTCAGCATGTGGGAGCGCTCCATTCCAAGGCCGCCCAAATAAGGAAATCCGGCAGGCTCAAGCCCGCCCTCTTTCCACACGACCAGGTTGTGAGCGATGTGTGGTTTAGCATTAACAATTGCATCCTTCCAAATGGTGGTGGTTCTGGTTGGTTAACTATcagaaaacaaaacaaaacaaaacaaaatGCCAATCTTCCTCTTTGTTTCACTGGGAACTTTCTTATCCTACAAGCGATTCCCAAAGCATCAAATTGTTTTGAGAGACCTAACCGCAGCAACCAACTAAGCAGCAAAACCCTACGCATAGAGAAACATGTGGCGATTTGACCTACTCTACGTTCTGTTCTTCGATCTCTTGCTGGACATGGATGATTCGAACAGCGCGGCCTGACGAGTCCCCCTGGTGAATGCCAAGGAAGGTATATCGTATCAACACAGGGGGCGTTCTGTTACTGCTTGGCAATCATAGGAAGCCCCCGTTCATAGAATCTGGCCAAATAAAACAGTTGTATCAGCCAACAAATCCAAAATGCCCCTTGCACAACGCCCAGACTGTCATTTGGGGGGGCAAAAGATGAAGTATAAGTAAGATGACGACGAGTATTGTCAAAAGGATTTTCCAGGATCCAGTTTGAGCCTGGCTGCAGGCAGGAGTAGAAACAAAGACATGTGTCGCACACCATTCGCGCCGTCCCAGCCGCCTCTGAAGATTTCCATGTTGACAAACGGCGCAAGAGGGGCGTACTTCTCACCCAGCTACACATGGTCGCCAAAGACATCGGTAAAGTTGTCCGTCGTCATAAGGATGGCGGCCGCGCCCTTGGCGGCCCTGTCGGCGATGTGGTTGAACTTGCGCAGGATCCGCCACAAGCGGACGTGGGGGCCACGGTCGtgcagcttctcgacgtctGGGAGCAACGCCTCCCAGAGGTCGCGGTTCTTGACGGGCTCGCCAGTCGACAAGTGCCAGGCCTTCCTGatccagggggggggggggggggggggggggggcaaacCGTCGCGCCGTGGACGACGTAGGTCGAATCcgtggcgatgacgacgctCTTGAACCCTCGCTCTGCCACGCCCGGTAACGGAGCGCCGCGATGATGGCGCGCAGCTCGGCGCGGTTGCTCATGTGGCGGTAGGCTTTGCCATCAGGGCCGCGGTCCTCGAGCTTGAAAGCGGCACTGCCACTCTGATCGCTGATGTAAGTCGGTTTGAAAAAGATGCCGCTTCCGCcgcgggcgtcggcggcgccgttgtcgaAGCAGGCGCCGTCCGTGTAGATCAGACACTCGAGGCTATCGTAGCGATCCATGCAGCGCTTGACGTTGGGTTTGACCCGGACGCAGCTGCTGGCGGGGAAGAGTTCAACGAGCGACatgggcttcttcttcctctggCCGAATCTGGAAGGGGAACACGGTGCCGAAGTGCTTGGTCTTCTCGGGGATCTCGATGACAATGTTCGGGGCCTTGGGTTTGGCGAGTTCGGGCATCACTGCACGGAAACCATAAACATGGGCCTCAGGAGTGTGTTTGGCGGATTTGACCACGCCCaagtcctcgtcggcggtgtgCTCATCGTCCGAGTTGTCGAATCTAAAGTCGACACAGCATTTGCCGCAGGTCACCAGCTGGTGAAGCGCGCAGACAGTCATGCTTCGCCCGTTGGACAGCTCCATGTGGTCGATCTCCTGTGGCCAGGTCATGGTGCGCAGCGCAGCAGTGCGCAACTGTCCCCTCGGCTGGATATGTGGAGAAGAAGTGGAGGGAAGGTACTCTGCATTGGCATGGGCTTTCTCTTGGTACACGCATAGATGAGTAGATAGTGAGTGAGAGGCTGGGTGAAGGTGGCCGGGTTGTTTTGGGCTCACGGGCGGCAATATTAGAGTTGCGTAATCAGGCACCTTGCATTAGCCCCCTGGGTTGCTGGCTAGACAACTTTGCCTCGCGATGGTCGTGCGGCCCAAATCCATAAATAATATGGCGTCCTTGCTGGGAGTTGAGGTGACGGACGCACCAGGCATCACTGCCCTACAAATGCAAAGAAACATTCAGCCGATGAACTGTTGCAGTATTGCATGTCTCCCGTGTCTTCTTTGCTGCCACTGCAAGGTTCCGCTGTGTTGTCCAAAGAGCCCCATGACTCGGGCTGCAAGttgggaatagcttcacaAACAGCTTCAGAACAGAAATCAGTATCAACCGCAATAACgccccccccacccccaaAACAGTCCGCAATCCGTTTCTGCCATTGTAAGAACGAAGACGACCTTATTACAACATAAGCAGAGCAGGGGGTGGGACAAAAAGAAAGGAACCCAAGTAGCAAAAAAGATGGAGGAAAAAAGGAAGCCGTATTCCCCGCCCTGTCCCCAGTGAGGTTTGAACAGCGCGCCCCAACATGGCCCAGTGAGGTATGAATAAGGGGTATTATGTTAAAGCTTTAACCAACTAGGCCACTCACGCCGTCATCGCTGGACTGGTGACAGGAACGACGATGGTACGGACcaagtaggtaggtaccgTTGAGGGTTGCGGATGGTTGCCTGGGTGCGGTGGCAGCATCAAGGTGACCGTCCTCAAGGGAAGGTGCGCGAGTCCCTCCTCCCAACCACGGACGGCACCCACCCCCACCACCCAGGAGGCAGGCAGGCTCATGATTCGCCAACACTGGCCGAAGCGGCCGATACTGAAGGTCTTTGCCAGAAGTGAGCCATGGTGGCTATGAACCCTATTAAAAAAAGTCAGAGTATCAGGTAGCAGGGCATAGTATAGACAGTAATAGATGGAGGGTGGAGAAGGCTGAGTCGGCTTGCTAGAACGGGTGTGATGCAGGTCTATTCTCGCAAGCCCCAGTCTTTGTCGTGGAAAGAACATCAAACAACTTTCAAGAAAAACCAATCACAGCCAAAACAAAGTAACGTTGTCCACCAATAGTCGGTGGTGGGTATCTATCTAACATACTTGCTCATGAATCGTTTGTGGAAGTCGGAGCGCAGGAGATCCTATACAAATGTCAGCATCATCCAAACCAGCCCAGCACTTTGGGACGGAAAACTTACGTTGATGAACTCCTTACTCTTGCCCTTATCCTCCGTGCCCCTTGCCTGGTTTTTGAAcacgacatcgtcgtcccACCGCCGCTTCATGTTGAAGTCGGGCTTGTTCAGCAGCGGGTTCCCCAACGCGATGTCCCTCTCCCtggcctcctcttcgacctTGGCCCTCTCTCGCTCCTCTCGCTCCCTCTTTTCCGCCCTCTCGCGCCGgatcttctccatctcgcGCTGcagctccgcctcctcgtcatcgctgTCCTCATcgctgtcgtcctcgtcgtcgtcctcctcttcctcatcgtccgAGGACGCGTCGACGTCTCGCGACTCTTCCAATATCCTCCTTCGCTTTGCTTCAAagtcctcgccgtccgctTGTGACTCAGATTCGAGGGCGCGCTtcacgccgccggcgggcgcGTCGGTGTCGTTCTCTGCGGAGGGGGGAGGCGCGCCACCGTTCTTCTTGGCGTAGTGGGcagcctcggcggcaaggagctcggcgcgGAGGTCatgggcctcgtcgtcggcgtcgccgccctggccggACTGACGAAACTTGAGC
The genomic region above belongs to Colletotrichum higginsianum IMI 349063 chromosome 2, whole genome shotgun sequence and contains:
- a CDS encoding RNase H domain-containing protein yields the protein MTWPQEIDHMELSNGRSMTVCALHQLVTCGKCCVDFRFDNSDDEHTADEDLGVVKSAKHTPEAHVYGFRAVMPELAKPKAPNIVIEIPEKTKHFGTVFGQRKKKPMSLVELFPASSCVRVKPNVKRCMDRYDSLECLIYTDGACFDNGAADARGGSGIFFKPTYISDQSGSAAFKLEDRGPDGKAYRHMSNRAELRAIIAALRYRAWQSEGSRASSSPRIRPTSSTARRKAWHLSTGEPVKNRDLWEALLPDVEKLHDRGPHVRLWRILRKFNHIADRAAKGAAAILMTTDNFTDVFGDHV
- a CDS encoding Cwf15/Cwc15 cell cycle control protein: MTTAHRPTFDPARGKEALRGPAYHQRLLPAHTQLKFRQSGQGGDADDEAHDLRAELLAAEAAHYAKKNGGAPPPSAENDTDAPAGGVKRALESESQADGEDFEAKRRRILEESRDVDASSDDEEEEDDDEDDSDEDSDDEEAELQREMEKIRRERAEKREREERERAKVEEEARERDIALGNPLLNKPDFNMKRRWDDDVVFKNQARGTEDKGKSKEFINDLLRSDFHKRFMSKYVR
- a CDS encoding RNase H domain-containing protein; protein product: MAMPDIDYMDLPNGKTITVCALHKQVVCGQCCLDLSFDVDSDGDNISDDEEIFGTYGNLPIPRDVTFSQVANSKYGRRTAGDEGVAPSGEEEDHGFFPGPIDFSRMAGAPDRTEPSGDVFPTVFQHPKKSSMRPQDLFPARDTRFHNRYNRFEMLIYTDGACLENGAADARGGCGFVFGPRLETAPGRVAFKLEDRGPDGQVYRHTSNRAELRAAVGALRFRRWYGESFKSIVIATDSTYVVDGATDWARGWCRKEWRLSNGQPVKNRDLWVSLLLEAEKLHDNGMTVHFWRIPREWNHEADSAAKDAAENDPPVDKFVHMIGVGTRFM